The Pithys albifrons albifrons isolate INPA30051 chromosome 6, PitAlb_v1, whole genome shotgun sequence region CAGAGAGAGTGTATAGAAACAATCAATGCAGCAAAAACACAGTGTgagttttctcttctgttccGTATCATCTTCTCATGAACCACCTGCAAGAGGAGAAAACTCAGGCCCACTTAGACCTGTTgacagagggcactgcccacctggCTGTGACTCAATAATCAAACTCACAGGAAAAGGAACCAAAAGACAACAAAGGACAATAATGACAGTCtataatataatgaaaatatttccaagtcTCTGGGACTTTAACAACACTACACAAGTTAGAGTAGCCACCCATCCTTTTGGGACCCTTTCAGAATTAGAGAAAAACAGTTTGTGCCAGATTGGCACATGCTGTTAAAGCTTTCTAACCTTTCTATCCTAGTCTGGATTCTCAAAGCCTGATCCATATACACACCACCTTTGGAAGCCACAAGCCCATCTACAGCCATTCAGTTCTGTTTGGCTGCCTTAGGAAAGCTGCTCATTTCCATTTACAAGACTTTTTAACCATGAGAGGAGCCTGCTCACAAACTTGCCCTTCTTCTTTCCATGCCCCTCAGCTCTTTGAAGCCACGTTTGCTATTCTACGCAAGGTCCTGCTTAGGATGGTTGACTAATTCAGCTACAAATGGCCATGTTATAATACTACAAACCATATTCTGCAAAGGCAAAAGGGAAATCACTTAATGATACTCCTGTCTGATTCCGTTCTGGCTTTATCTGCAGTGAGCTCACTGCTCTCTTCTTCTTCCCTACGTCTTGGTTACTTCTTCTCTGTCCTGAGATCTCAACTCAGCCATTGTGCTCACAGTCCAAAAGTTTTCTGTGCTGATGCATCCCATGGTCAGGCCCTCGTCTGGGTTACCTGAGCTGGAGCTTTTCTGGCAGATTCACTGTCTCGGACCAAACTGTGCCACTCTCAGTGCACATTCTGCACAAGCACCTCCTGCAGATCTGCTCTCCTGGAATAACTTCAGGAACATCATCTTGTTCCAGTAACGCAGCTCGGTGCTGTGTCCTGCTCGGGGACAGCCCCTGGCCCCCTCTTTCTTGCAGTCCTGAATGAAGTCCAtgcacagggatggagcagtggcTGCTACAGCCCCTACACACCCAGGCCACTCTCAAATAACAATGTCCACTGGCTTGGAGAAGGCCCTCGGCTCTGATTTGGACAATTCCCACATCATCTCCTGCCCTAAACATTGTATCCCCACCATCAAGAATCAAAACCCCATTACAATTGTCCACCCGCTCCTCATTAGCCACTGGCCCACCCCAGGAGTCTCCAGGAGTGGGGTGTGGAAAagttctttccttctgttcacTCATCAGTATCTGACACTCCAAAACATTCATCAAATTccaggcactgagcagcagcagcaaaacttcACTGTGTCAACACACAGAAGGCACAACACATCCCTGACATATCCCTTACAACTCTCCTCGCATGTATTTAATAAGGATGTGCATTGTCTGGCATCTTAAACTCATGTGAACAGTCCCAAAAATACATTTACTCCCAAGATGAAACTTCCAGCACATGAATAAACAAACAGATCCTTGTCTTAACTTTGAGGTACTTTCTCACAATAGGTGTAGTTCCAATTCTTTCTATATTAGGAAACAATAGAACAGAGGTTTTAGGCCACAGAAGTGAAACCAAACACAGCAGAGACGTCCAGTACAAACTCTTTGCATGGGCAGAATTTCCTTGTGCCACATCAGTTTTGCTTGGGAATGCTGCAGTGGAAACCATGGGCTGGGATCACTGCATCCCCTCTGGGATCCCACCTCCTTTCCCTGACACTTTGCCTCACACAGACCCAGCTGCCCATATATATTTCTGAAGAAGCTGAGGGTGATGTGGGGTGACGTTTGAGACACACATGACAAGGAAGAACCTCTGTCCTCCTGGAATCATGGACTGCAAAGCCACCTGGGAAtcacctgctccctgcaggggcTTCCTAGCGCTCAGGACAAACACCATCAGCCTTTATTGGTAGCGATATAAACTCTACACTTTATGTCTTGCCCAAATATTATCACAGAACTACAGAACACTTTGGGTTGAAGGGATCTCAAAGACCATGCAGTTCCATCCCACAGCAGTGAGCTGCTCAGGGAGCACTGGTGTTTGTGCAACACCCTCACTTGTTTGGGGTGCCTTTGTAACACTGAGTGAACTTTGGTTTCATGGACAGCTTTTATCCCAGCCATCCTGGATGCTTTACAGAACGGATTCCTTCCAACCTGGGACAGgttggccaggctggaggaggcCCCAGAACCCTTTGTGACACTGTGGCCATCAcggatgggatgggacagggcagggtgtcCCAGTGCCCTTTGTGACACGGTGGCCATCACCAATGCATTGGAAGGGCAGGGTGTCCAAGGGCCCTTTGTGACACACCCTTATATAGGTGTTGGCGCCAACGCGGCCACATCACAGTGCTCAGAGCAGGCGACGGGAGAGGACGGGACAGAGCGGTGTCGTCAGGAGCTTCCTCACAGCACACGCCTTTCTCGCCCACCCGAAGCTTTTCCCAGAGTTCTCTTTCTAGCCAGTACCCTCGAGGCCACCCCACGGGATTTGGTGACCGGGGCTTTTCCCAGGCCTCACCACTCCCTGTGGAAGGGGCCCTCGGGGCCATTCTCCAGGACCAGGGGCTTTTCAGAGGTGTCCCCCTTGCAGGTACCATCCGGACCACActgggccatggcagggggatgctTCAGCCTGTTCCGCCTCTTCcggaggaagaagaagaacaggaaaggccctggggctgccccagcacagaaaCCTGAGGAGGTGCAGCacttccagccccagcagcagggtgagtgctggagctgggccacagggatggcatggtggctgcagccagctgggcccCTTCCCGGCCCCTGTGCACATGGCCAGGCAAAGGGACATGAACAGAGGGCCCAAGGCTGATCCCCGCAGCATCCgtgctccaggcactgcctgtgcagggctgggctgggctctgttcTGCGGCCTCTCCCGCAGCCCCTCAGCTCTGACTGCGCTCGCTCTTTGCCAGACCCAGCCCGGGACCGGACACAAGAGCAGCACCGTGCCCGTGGCCGCTTCCGTAGAGCTGTTCAGGTACCTGCAGCcatccccacctggctgcacctgctggcactgctcagcctgTCACCGCTGGCACACCACTCCATGgcatttccctctcttccctgccCTTTCTTCTCCTGCAGAGATTGCTGAAATTCATGGCAATTCGGCGTAGAACAGCCAGGACCACACCAGCTGACGCTGTGGCACAGTCTGACACCAGGCCAAGCAAGATCGAGGTGAAGGCTGATGTCCACCCTGCACCTGTTGATGGTGCAGAAAACTCTGACATGGCATCAGCTGATGGCAAGGAAACCTGTGACACGGCACCCACTGTGGACAAAGCCAACTGTGACATGGAACCAATTCAGGCCAGAGCCAACTGGCACTCAGTACCAGCTGATGGCACAGAAACCTCAGACATGGCAGCAAGGAATGGTACAGACAACTGTGAGTCAGCACCAGGTGATGATGCAGCAACATCTTCCATGTCACCAAGTGATGGCACAGACAGCTCTGACACCAGCCTGAGCAGTGCCATCACAAATGCTGACCCAGCACCAGAAGACAGAGAAACCACTGAAGTGCCACCCAGTGATGACACAGACACTTGTGAGCCAGCACCAATTGATGGCATAACCTCGGACACTGCTTGGACTGATGACCCTGACTCTGTGTTGACCGATGACATGACAGACTCTGACACCGCAGCAACTGATGCCGTGGCCAAGGATGATGCCATGGCCAAGGGCATAGGAAGCACTGCTGTCACTGAGGCACTCAATCCAGAAGATTTCCAGGAGAAAGATGTCCCCAGTGCAAAGCAAGTAAGCAGACACACTGTGgccagggctccagccctgccagggctcttGTGGCCCCTCAAGTCAGAACCGCTGGGCCCCCTCAGCCTTTGAGGCCAGCATAGTGTGGTGGGAAGAGAAGCCCTTCCCAGGGGAAGCTGGGACACTGGCTGGCTCTGGCACCTCACCAACTGTCCCCTGTTCCTCCTTCAGGTGCCAGCCATCGTCAGGTACATCCACCAGTGGCTCATGTGCCAGTGGTCTCCAGATGTCACGCCGCCCAGGAACATTTGCAGCCTGGCCGACGCACACCCCCACGATGTCGTGACGACTCTCCTGCGCTGTGCCCCATCCTGTGACAGGTACAGGGCCCAGCTGCTTTGCTGGCTCAGGGCTCACCAGCCTTTAGAACCCATCACCTTGCAGAGCCTGtctcccatgctctgccagaTACAAACACAGAGTTCCACGCCCCTCTGGcccctccctttcccaccctgccatgtcagcccccagtcctgctgccatGCTCCCTCCTGGCCCCTCAAAGCACTCTGGCTCTGCCCCCTGGGCCCCCACGGCTGCCAAGGCCGTGGCACTGTGGCCCAGAGCTCCCTGACACAGAGCTCTgaccccacagagctgctgcaatcCTGTGGAGGACCATGGCCTCCTCGGGAACCACAGCGCAGAAGGTGCTGCCAACGCTGCTCGGCGTCATGGAGGACTGGCCCCTGCACAGCACGGCCACCTCCGACGGGGACGACACCCATGTCTGCGCCCTGGCTGTGAGTTTCTGAACTGGTCTTTGCTGCTCCCACATCGCCTCTAGAGTGGCTCTCCATCCTCCCCCCCCACTGCATCTCCCGCCTTGGGCtttgggctgcagctctgccttagGGGCACGTTCAAGGGCACCAgacctgctgctccccctgggTCTCCCCTGGCCTCTCCCTCCCACACTCGGGCCCTGCCACGTGGACGACCCGGCACTGAGCGTGTCTCCCTGTGGTTCTATTACAGGCAACCCTGGCACTGTGGCTGATGGTCCAGGAGCCCCAGTGCCAGGATGCCCTGAGGATTTATgccccccacctcctcctggctctgctcagccaagTTCACATGAGCACAGAGCAGATGCCACAGGAGCTCAACACCTTCTGGAGGACATGCCAGGACCAACACGGCCTTCCCACCAACCCCAACAGGTGCTCCATCCCagtcctctctccctcccactccctCGGGGCTGGGGCCACCGCTCCCACCATGACCTGGGCTTTGCTCTGCACACAGCTTTGCAGTACACACCATCAAGGCCCTGCTCTGCCGCCTGCACTGGGACAACGAGGTGGTGTCAGTGGAGCACAAGCGTGGTTGGGACATGCTCCTCTGTGCTGACACCTACCACTATGCAGTGGGTCTGCTGGCCAGGTGAGACCCCCTtctccccactgcccccacagctctgccctgggcgTGGGGCAACCCACACGACCACCGTGGGTATAAGTCAAAATGCCTTTGCACCAAGGCTTGGCTGAGGAGAGGTGGGtgcacaggagcagccacaTCCCAAAGCACTTGTGACCCATCCAGGGCTGGTGGGGAAAGATCTGTGAGTGTGTCCTGGCGGAGCTTTGCCCACCCTGCTCAGTGTCCAtggctgcttttttccccctgacaGGGAGATGGGCCATGTCTTAGTCCCAAGGGATTCCTTGATCCCAACCCACCTGCTGGGGCTCCTCAGCAGGGAGGAGCCGTGCTgggagctccctgccctggcgTTCCTGGTGGAGGTGAGCCCGATGGCGAGCGctgcctggcccagctgccTCCACCTCTCGGCCCTCccgcagcagcagctgcccggGACGGTGCCCGCACTCTGGGCGGGCCGGGGCTCCTGCCGGCCGGGCACCCCgtcactgctctgtgcctttcAGCTCCTGGACGGCCTGGACGTCAGCAAATGGCACCAGAGTGTCCTGCAGGTCCTGTCGAGGCACCTGCGCAGTGAGTGCCCGGAGAGGCGTCGCCTGGCTCTCAGGGGCCTCATGGTTCTCAGCGAGGATCCCTCCATGGTAAGCAAGGGGCTGAAGCCGTGCTGGTAACCTGGGGCTGGGCAAGGCAGTCCCTTGGCCTTGGCCGGCCTCGGCGAGCTGTGCCAGCTACTCTCAGCTCTGCCGCTGCCTCCCTCTTCAACTGCCCGTGCCCAGCGGGACAGGCCTTTGGCCTCAGGGCCCTGTGGCAGCAGCGTGGGGGCTGCACTGCCACAGTGGGGCAGCTGTTTGGGGCCTCACAGCACAGCATTGTGTTCCACACAGGTCAAAAgcctctgcagccactctgaaagcctcctggagctgctgtgtgatGGAGACAGAGAGCTGGTCATCATGAGCCTCTCTGTGTTCCTGAATGTGCTCCGGGAGGAGGACAGTAGAGCACTCAGCTCCACTGCCCCCAAGCTGGCTGAGGCGCTCCTGCCTCTCTTTGACAACGTAaggctctgtgtccccagccaCAGGCACTGGGTGCTGCCAGGAAACCTGGTGCCCTGTGCATTTTCAGGCCTGGGTCTCCTCCTGGTGGGCatggagcagccagtgctgagctctttctctcttctttggCCCCAGGACAACAGTCATCTGAGGCTGCTCTCCATCTGCCTCTTGCGAGAGCTCGTGGAGTTGCTGGCAGAAGAGGGAGCAAAGGCCTGGAAGACGCTGATGCGCCAGAGCCTGGTGCCCCTGTTCTTCCACTGGCACGACAAGAACCAGCGCGTGGCAGAGGTGAGCACTTGTGGGCTCCGGTGTCCCCAGGGGAAGGGGTTGGGatgcctcctgccctggggcctGGCGGGCTCTGGCCTGCGCCTGGCCTTGCTCCAGGGAcgcagctcctgtgccctgggctctggTGCCATGTCCcgctctctgctgctctgcaggcctCTCGGGGAATGTTACATCGCGCTGCAACGTTCCTCAAGAGGAGGGATCTGGAGCAGCTGATTAAAACAGAGAAGCCCTTCAAGTTCTGCGACCACCTGGTAGGGACGACCCCAAAGGCCCAGCCCCGGGCTGGACAAGCCCCCAGCCCCCGATGCCCAGTGTGTGGGCTGGCACTGTGCCTCTGCCCACTGCTGCGCCCACCTCTGGGACACCAGCCTGGGCTCCACACGCTCCTCCCTTGCCTCGGGCTGTGCGGGCAGGggaggccagtgctgggcacgGGCAGTGCCCGGCCAAGGGGCACAGCCTCAGCCGACCCTTCCCCCCTGACCCGGCGCTCTCTGCAGATGGAAAAGGACGTGACCAGACGAGCCAAGTACCTGCGCCAGGCCCTGCCGTAcctgcagagcccacaggaGCCCCTGCGAAAGGCGGCCCTCAAGTTCATGGGTGAGTCCCCAGCCCGCGCTGCCTCCCCGCCCGCTGCAGCTCGGCCCCAGCCCCGCCTGCTGCAGCCGCAGCACCAGCCggcccaggggctgtgcagcctgaCAGGCTCGCTGTTCACAGGGCTCGCCAAGTGGCACATGAAAGACCAGCCCAAAGACCTGGCGCGCATCATCAAGGGTGAGTCAGGgcactgggctggcactgggggctggcagggacgAGCACAGGCCCTGGATACGGAGCTGCAGTCCCTGCCTGCTTGCACAAGGCTCTGTTCCCTGCACGACATGGCcaggacacaaacacacactcggctcctgctccctcctggccaTGGCAAGAGCTGCTTGGGATGGCCCCGTCAGGAGGGGCTCCTCGGGTACCCCCACAACCGGGCTCTGACCGTtgctctcttcctctctctgccaGCCCTTGACGACGCCATGAGTGAGGAAACCTGTCCCGCATATACCAACATGCGATTTGCAGTTTGGGACACTTACAGACGGGCAGTAGAAAATTCTTCTGCTGCACCGAGACACCCGACGTCCCAGCGGCAGGACCGCAACAAAGCCCCGACGCCACGTctttgcagagctggagctccaCCTTCTTCCGAGCTCCAGTGAGGCGGCAGAAGATTAGACACCTCGTGGCCTCTGCGTCGCTCATCGATATCTCCCTCccttccattcccttctcctgaCCTCACttcatccttccctttcctcatctctctgcacagctgcatCCCTCCAGCCCTCACaccctgccccttctcttctcctggccGCAGCTCATCCCTCCCGTTCCCTTCTGCCCAATGCTCCTCAGTCCCCTTCCTTTCTGCCCACAGCCTATCCCTCCCATTCCTTCTGCCACAAACTCATCCCttgccccttcccttctcctgcccagtGCTCAACCTTGCGCCTTCCCTTCTACCCAAAGCTgatccctccccttcccttctcctccccaaaggtcatccctgtcccttcccttctcctccccacagttcatccctgtcccttcccttctcctccccacagttcatccctgtcccttcccttctcctccccacagttcatccctgtcccttcccttctcctccccaaaggtcatccctgtcccttcccttctcctccccacagttcatccctgtcccttcccttctcctccccacagttcatccctgtcccttcccttctcctccccacagttcatccctgtcccttcccttctcctccccacagttcatccctgtcccttcccttctcctccccacagttcatccctgtcccttcccttctcctgccccaagctcatccctgccccttcccttctccttccccacacttcattcctccccttccccttatttcaataaatattatatttccCCCACTTCTATGCATCTTTGTTACAATCAAACGCCATAAAACCTGAGCCCTGGGGCACACGGGTCTGAGCTCCACCTCATTCTCGGCTCAAGTGAGCCTGACAGTAACACCAGACACCTCCTGTCCTCTACAGCGACATGGACAAATCCCTCCATTCCACTCCCTTCTCCGCACTCCACTTCATCCCTCCCTTTCCTGGCCTCTCTCTCTGGACAGCTGTCTCCCTCAAGCCCTCagaccctgccccttcccttctcctgcccaaagctcaccctgccccttcccttctcctgcccaaagctcaccctgccccttcccttctcctgcccagagccattcccacccacaccctggcacaggctgccagcTCCTCATGGCTGCTCTGGGATCAGCCCAAGCTCCCAAACAAGCAGGGAAAACCTCTCTGCCATGCTCTGAGAGACAGGATTTAGTGACAGCCAGGCACGCTCAGCCTCACAGGCTCCTTCTCCCACAGCTGGTGATGCCTCAAAAGGCCACAAAGAATCCTCCAACACTCCTTTTTGAGtctgagaaagcaaagcattcTTTATTTGCAGCAAGCTGGCTGCACAGGAATCCTTTCCAAAGCACACCCCCAGGGTTACAGAGGTGCTGTAGTTTTATCCTGCAACACCTGACGCTCCATCAGCTGTGAACCcacaccccaaaccagccctcccacagcactgcactcACCACGTCTCTGACACGCCCCCAAACTGGGTTGGAAAGCTCAAAAACACCTttgtccttctcctccccatctTGTCCCGTTCATGACCTCGGGCCTTGGGCACAAAACCAGCCTTCTGGAACAGCTTCAGGCTCCTTGGACTGCCTTGGTGGGATGTCATGTCTCTTTTTCACGATGTTTTCACAGATACAGGAGCCTTCTTATCTCATTAGAAATTCCTCTCTGTTGAAACTCTTAACAAAGCATCTTAGAAAATGGGTGCAAAGGCATTATTTCCATACCAGGATCTGTGTAATAGAGGTTTTAGGCTCCATTTGCCTCCCTCAGAGACTGAAAAGGATTCCATCCTGTTAAGTCTCTGCTAGTTACAGTTCATGTTGAACCATAAGGGTGAACAATAACTACAACACTGGATCCCACTGCAGCCTCATCTGCCAACACAAACGAGGAGTACAATTGTCAGGAACAGCTGTTTTATCGGGGCCCGATCCCGTAACTAGGGAGGAAGTTTGTGGCACATATTTTCAAAACCCTAAAGAGGACAGGATGACTTTTATAGTATAAAGGGACTGACTGCCAGTCACACATCTAGAGGCCTGCCGGGAGCTCAGCCAGAGCATGGGGTGTGTGGAGTTTGGTGCAACACCAAACAGCACCCTGGCCCCATCAGGAGCTCCTGACAGAGAACTTGCATTCTCTGAACGGTTTTCAGGCCCTGTCGGGGCAGACCACCCTGCCACACTCTGCCCCTTGACTGCAGTCAATTGTCTTTACCCCATGGAGTGGTAGTGCAGGTACCTCTTGCCTCCATGCCATAAAAGCCTCCTCTGGAGATGTGTGTGTTGTCACAACAACGAGTGACATTGATATCAAGTGTACACACATAGATGTGCCTCTAATGAACCCCAACACAACAGCTGCATCACAGGAACAGGGAGTCTCATTGCAGCAAGCTGAGTATTTGCTGCAGCCAGGGACGATCTAAACAAATCACCTCATGGGCCATGTTTCCACTTGGTTTCACAGATTGCAAGCAAGATGTGAACATGGACCTCGGGGGGAGCTCCTAAAATCAGTCTCTGcttgcagggactgggagagctCCACAGGTTACTCAGacacttctttccctttcactgGCACTGCTTAGCACAGGATTCTTCTCTGGGGAACTCAGCATTTCCCACATTCCTTGCTCAACACATCAGGCAATTTTACAAAACATCCTGGAGACAAATTTAAAGGGAGACACATTTCAGTTCAGAATCACAGGAAACTCTGTGTGGATTCTCCAGCTGAATTCAGGGAGGAATgtctttccctgctgcagcaaTCAGAGACAAGATACAAACATTCAAAGCAATGCTGGGGAGAGCCATAGACTGACTGAAAAACTACCGGGACCAAAAATTGACACATCTAAACACTGCAAGTTACCCAGAGAGAGTGTATAGAAACAATCAATGCAGCAAAAACACAGTGTgagttttctcttctgttccGTATCATCTTCTCATGAACCACCTGCAAGAGGAGAAAACTCAGGCCCACTTAGACCTGTTgacagagggcactgcccacctggCTGTGACTCAATAATCAAACTCACAGGAAAAGGAACCAAAAGACAACAAAGGACAATAATGACAATCTAgaacataatgaaaatatttccaagtcTCTGGGACTTTAACAACACTACACAAGTTAGAGTAGCCACCCATCCTTTTGGGACCCTTTCAGAATTAGAGAAAAACAGTTTGTGTCAGATTGGCACATGCTGTTAAAGCTTTCTAACCTTTCTATCCTAGTCTGGATTCTCAAAGCCTGATCCATATACACACCACCTTTGGAAGCCACAAGCCCATCTACAGCCATTCAGTTCTGTTTGGCTGCCTTAGGAAAGCTGCTCATTTCCATTTACAAGACTTTTTAACCATGAGAGAAGCCTGCTCACAAACTTGCCCTTCTTCTTTCCATGCCCCTCAACTCTTTGAAGCCACGTTTGCTATTCTACGCAAGGTCCTGCTTAGGATGGTTGACTAATCCAGCTACAAATGGCCATGTTATAATACTACAAACCATATTCTGCAAAGGCAAAAGGGAAATCACTTAATGATACTCCTGTCTGATTCCGTTCTGGCTTTATCTGCAGTGAGCTCACTGCTCTCTTCTTCTTCCCTACGTCTTGGTTACTTCTTCTCTGACCTGAGATCTCATCTCAGCCATTGTGCTCACAGTCCAAAACCTTTCTGTGCTGATGCATCCCATGGTCAGGCCCTCGTCTGGATTACCTGAGCTGGAGCTTTTCTGGCAGATTCACTGTCTCGGACCAAACTGTGCCACTCTCAGAGCACATTCTGCACAAGCACCTCCTGCAAATCTGCTCTCCTGGAATAACTTCAGGAACATCATCTTGTTCCAGTAACGCAGCTCGGTGCTGTGTCCTGCTCGGGGACAGCCCCTGGCCCCCTCTTTCTTGCAGTCCTGGATGAAGTCCAtgcacagggatggagcagtggcTGCTACAGCCCCCACACACCCAGGCCACTCTCAAATAACATTGTCCAACTGCTTGGAGAAGGCCCTTGGGTCTGATTTGGACAATTCCCACATCATCTCCTGACCTAAACATTGTATCCCCACCATCAAGAATCAAAACCCCATTACAATTGTCCACCCGCTCCTCATGAGCCACTGGCCCACCCCAGGAGTCTCCAGGAGTGGGGTGTGGAAAagttctttccttctgttcacTCATCAGTATCTGACACTCCAAAACATTCATCAAATTccaggcactgagcagcagcagcaaaacttcACTCTGTCAACACACAGAAGGCACAACACATCCCTGACATGTCCCTTACAGCTCTCCTCGCATGTATTTAATAAGGATGTGCATTGTCTGGCATCTTAAACTCATGTGAACAGTCCCAAAAATACATTTACTCCCAAGATGAAACTTCCAGCACATGAATAAACAAACAGATCCTTGTCTTAACTTTGAGGTACTTTCTCACAATAGGTGTAGTTCCAATTCTTTCTATATTAGGAAGCAATAGAACAGAGGTTTTAGGCCACAGAAGTGAAACCAAACACAGCAGAGACGTCCAGTACAAACTCTTTGCGTGGGCAGAATTTCCTTGTGCCACATCAGTTTTGCTTGGGAATGCTGCAGTGGAAACCAGGGGCTGGGATCACTGCATCCCCTCTGGGATCCCACCTCCTTTCCCTGACACTTTGCCTCACACAGACCCAGCTGCCCATATATATTTCTGAAGAAGCTGAGGGTGATGTGGGGTGACGTT contains the following coding sequences:
- the LOC139672996 gene encoding maestro heat-like repeat-containing protein family member 6, translated to MAGGCFSLFRLFRRKKKNRKGPGAAPAQKPEEVQHFQPQQQDPARDRTQEQHRARGRFRRAVQRLLKFMAIRRRTARTTPADAVAQSDTRPSKIEVKADVHPAPVDGAENSDMASADGKETCDTAPTVDKANCDMEPIQARANWHSVPADGTETSDMAARNGTDNCESAPGDDAATSSMSPSDGTDSSDTSLSSAITNADPAPEDRETTEVPPSDDTDTCEPAPIDGITSDTAWTDDPDSVLTDDMTDSDTAATDAVAKDDAMAKGIGSTAVTEALNPEDFQEKDVPSAKQVPAIVRYIHQWLMCQWSPDVTPPRNICSLADAHPHDVVTTLLRCAPSCDRAAAILWRTMASSGTTAQKVLPTLLGVMEDWPLHSTATSDGDDTHVCALAATLALWLMVQEPQCQDALRIYAPHLLLALLSQVHMSTEQMPQELNTFWRTCQDQHGLPTNPNSFAVHTIKALLCRLHWDNEVVSVEHKRGWDMLLCADTYHYAVGLLAREMGHVLVPRDSLIPTHLLGLLSREEPCWELPALAFLVELLDGLDVSKWHQSVLQVLSRHLRSECPERRRLALRGLMVLSEDPSMVKSLCSHSESLLELLCDGDRELVIMSLSVFLNVLREEDSRALSSTAPKLAEALLPLFDNDNSHLRLLSICLLRELVELLAEEGAKAWKTLMRQSLVPLFFHWHDKNQRVAEASRGMLHRAATFLKRRDLEQLIKTEKPFKFCDHLMEKDVTRRAKYLRQALPYLQSPQEPLRKAALKFMGLAKWHMKDQPKDLARIIKALDDAMSEETCPAYTNMRFAVWDTYRRAVENSSAAPRHPTSQRQDRNKAPTPRLCRAGAPPSSELQ